Proteins found in one Halobaculum sp. MBLA0147 genomic segment:
- a CDS encoding ATP-dependent DNA helicase, which translates to MEPADVETLPEGAAEKLEAEGIAEFYPPQDAALEAGVADGESVVAAVPTASGKTLIAELAMLSAVARGGTALYIVPLRALASEKKAEFEKWGDLDVQVGVSTGNFDSDEEWLASRDIVVATSEKVDSLIRNGAAWLDDLSCVVSDEVHLVDDAGRGPTLEVTLAKLRKINPGIQVVALSATVGNAGEIADWLDAELVESDWRPIELRTGVHYGSAVNFADGDQREVPVGSGEKQTAALVGDALDETDDDGNRGSSLVFVNSRRNAETAARRLGDVTARRLSAGEQNDLRELAAEIRDVSDTETSEDLADAVAKGAAFHHAGLASEHRSLVEEAFRDRLIKCVCATPTLAAGVNTPARRVIVRDWRRYDGEFGGMQPLDTLEVHQMMGRAGRPGLDPYGEAILLAKDRDTMDELFERYLWAEPEPVESKLAAEPALRTHVLSTVATGFANSRDGLLEFLDRTLYASQTDDDRRLRTVAADVVDYLVANDFLEESDGTLTATSVGHTVSRLYLDPMSAAEMIDGLRQVADDETPSALGLYHLVSRTPDTYELYLKSGDRDTFTEICYEREDELLGATPSEFEDVAFEDWLSALKTAKLLEDWASELDEDRITERYGVGPGDIRGKVDTAEWLLGAAEQLATELDLGVTLAVREAKRRVADGVREELLDLTGVRGVGRVRARKLYEAGVETRADLREVDKSIVLGALDGRRKTAERVLENVGRRDPSMDGVSDGDGGGRRTTFDRASESRDGAGTDGDAGSGGETSGGGGAGGSSGGTDADGAGEGDDRAPDTDVFDDEPAEETDDGSQANLMDFG; encoded by the coding sequence ATGGAGCCAGCCGACGTGGAGACCCTCCCGGAGGGCGCCGCCGAGAAGCTCGAAGCGGAGGGGATCGCCGAGTTCTACCCCCCGCAAGACGCCGCCTTGGAGGCGGGCGTCGCCGACGGCGAGTCCGTCGTCGCGGCCGTCCCGACGGCCTCGGGGAAGACGCTGATCGCGGAACTGGCGATGCTGTCGGCCGTCGCCCGCGGCGGGACGGCGCTGTACATCGTCCCGCTGCGGGCCCTCGCCTCCGAGAAGAAGGCGGAGTTCGAGAAGTGGGGGGATCTGGACGTGCAGGTGGGGGTCTCGACGGGGAACTTCGACTCCGACGAGGAGTGGCTGGCCTCGCGGGACATCGTCGTCGCGACCTCCGAGAAGGTGGACTCGCTGATCCGCAACGGCGCGGCGTGGCTCGACGACCTCTCGTGTGTCGTCTCCGACGAGGTTCACCTCGTCGACGACGCCGGGCGCGGCCCGACACTGGAGGTGACACTCGCGAAACTCCGGAAGATCAACCCCGGGATCCAGGTGGTGGCGCTGTCGGCGACCGTCGGCAACGCCGGGGAGATCGCCGACTGGCTCGACGCCGAACTCGTCGAGTCCGACTGGCGCCCGATCGAGTTGCGGACCGGCGTCCACTACGGGAGCGCGGTGAACTTCGCGGACGGGGACCAGCGCGAGGTGCCCGTCGGCAGCGGCGAGAAGCAGACCGCGGCGCTGGTGGGTGACGCGCTCGACGAGACGGACGACGACGGCAACCGTGGCTCCTCGCTCGTGTTCGTCAACTCCCGGCGCAACGCCGAGACCGCCGCCCGGCGACTCGGCGACGTGACCGCACGCCGACTCTCGGCGGGCGAACAGAACGACCTCCGAGAGTTGGCGGCGGAGATCCGCGACGTGTCCGACACGGAGACGAGCGAGGACCTGGCGGACGCCGTCGCGAAGGGGGCCGCCTTCCACCACGCCGGACTGGCGAGCGAACACCGCTCGCTGGTCGAGGAGGCGTTCCGGGACCGTCTGATCAAGTGCGTCTGTGCGACGCCGACGCTCGCGGCGGGCGTCAACACGCCCGCACGACGGGTGATCGTCCGCGACTGGCGTCGCTACGACGGGGAGTTCGGCGGGATGCAGCCGCTGGACACCCTCGAAGTCCACCAGATGATGGGCCGTGCCGGGCGGCCGGGGCTGGATCCGTACGGGGAGGCGATCCTCCTCGCGAAGGACCGCGACACGATGGACGAGCTGTTCGAGCGGTACCTGTGGGCGGAGCCAGAGCCGGTGGAGTCGAAGCTGGCGGCCGAGCCGGCGTTGCGGACACACGTGCTCTCGACGGTGGCGACGGGGTTCGCGAACTCTCGCGACGGGCTACTCGAGTTCCTCGACCGAACGCTGTACGCCAGTCAGACGGACGACGACCGGCGACTCCGGACGGTCGCCGCGGACGTGGTGGACTACCTCGTCGCGAACGACTTCCTCGAAGAGTCGGACGGGACGCTGACGGCGACGAGTGTCGGACACACGGTGTCGCGGCTCTACCTCGACCCGATGTCGGCCGCGGAGATGATCGACGGCCTCCGGCAGGTCGCCGACGACGAGACGCCGTCGGCGTTGGGGCTGTACCACCTCGTCTCGCGCACCCCGGACACCTACGAGTTGTACCTGAAGTCCGGGGACCGCGACACGTTCACGGAGATCTGTTACGAGCGCGAGGACGAACTGCTCGGCGCGACACCCTCGGAGTTCGAGGACGTGGCCTTCGAGGACTGGCTCTCGGCGTTGAAGACGGCGAAACTGCTGGAAGACTGGGCGTCGGAACTCGACGAGGACCGGATCACGGAGCGGTACGGCGTCGGCCCGGGCGACATCCGCGGGAAGGTCGACACCGCGGAGTGGCTGTTGGGCGCCGCCGAGCAGTTGGCGACGGAACTCGACTTGGGGGTCACGCTCGCCGTCCGCGAGGCCAAGCGCCGCGTCGCGGACGGGGTCCGGGAGGAACTGCTCGACCTCACCGGCGTGCGCGGCGTCGGGCGTGTCCGCGCCCGGAAGTTGTACGAGGCGGGGGTCGAGACGCGGGCGGACCTCCGTGAGGTCGACAAGTCGATCGTGTTGGGTGCGTTGGACGGCCGCCGGAAGACTGCCGAGCGAGTCTTGGAGAACGTCGGACGACGCGACCCCTCGATGGACGGCGTGTCGGACGGCGACGGCGGCGGGCGGCGGACGACGTTCGACCGCGCGAGCGAGAGCCGTGACGGCGCCGGGACGGACGGCGACGCCGGGAGCGGCGGGGAGACGAGCGGTGGTGGCGGAGCCGGTGGATCGAGTGGCGGTACCGACGCCGACGGGGCCGGCGAGGGGGACGACCGCGCGCCGGACACGGACGTGTTCGACGACGAGCCGGCCGAGGAGACGGACGACGGATCACAGGCGAACCTCATGGACTTCGGGTGA
- a CDS encoding amidohydrolase family protein, with protein sequence METIEGTVLVGASFEPIRGRVVIEDGEIAAIEETATDSDRIVLPAFVNAHTHVGDSVAKEAAVGLSLEEAVVPPDSRKHERLRETPRADRVRAIRRTCRLMERTGTAAFCDFREFGVEGARVLREAAGTERIAAFVFGSDDPAVLDVADGFGASGATDEDFRERRAAVRERGKPFAIHAGEPDASDIHPALDLEPDLLVHMVHAADEHLERVAEQDVPIVACPRANLALGVGTPPLRELLDHTTVALGTDNVMVNGPSMFREMEYTAKRFDVTDREVLHMATRGGAAAVGFEYGLVERGRPAKLLVVDGDSDNLAGTEDPVSAVVRRASGLDVERVVV encoded by the coding sequence ATGGAGACGATCGAGGGGACCGTACTGGTGGGGGCGTCGTTCGAGCCGATCCGGGGACGCGTCGTGATCGAGGACGGGGAGATCGCGGCGATCGAGGAGACGGCGACCGACAGCGACCGGATCGTCCTGCCGGCGTTCGTCAACGCGCACACCCACGTCGGCGACTCCGTCGCGAAGGAGGCCGCCGTCGGGCTCTCCCTGGAGGAGGCGGTCGTCCCGCCGGACAGTCGCAAACACGAGCGCCTCAGAGAGACGCCGCGTGCGGACCGCGTGCGGGCGATCCGCCGCACCTGCCGGCTGATGGAACGCACCGGGACGGCGGCGTTCTGCGACTTCCGGGAGTTCGGAGTCGAGGGGGCTCGCGTGCTCCGCGAGGCGGCGGGGACCGAACGAATCGCGGCGTTCGTCTTCGGCAGCGACGACCCGGCGGTGTTGGACGTGGCCGACGGGTTCGGCGCCAGCGGCGCGACGGACGAGGACTTCCGCGAGCGGCGCGCGGCGGTCCGCGAGCGCGGGAAGCCGTTCGCGATCCACGCCGGGGAACCGGACGCGAGCGACATCCACCCGGCGCTGGACTTGGAGCCTGACCTCCTCGTCCACATGGTCCACGCCGCAGACGAGCACCTCGAACGCGTCGCCGAGCAGGACGTGCCGATCGTCGCCTGTCCGCGAGCGAACCTCGCGCTCGGCGTCGGGACCCCGCCGCTGCGGGAGCTGCTCGACCACACGACGGTCGCGCTGGGGACGGACAACGTGATGGTAAACGGCCCGTCGATGTTCCGCGAGATGGAGTACACCGCCAAGCGGTTCGACGTGACCGACCGCGAGGTGTTGCACATGGCGACCCGCGGCGGCGCCGCCGCCGTCGGCTTCGAGTACGGTCTCGTCGAACGCGGTCGCCCGGCGAAGCTGCTCGTGGTGGACGGCGACTCCGACAACCTCGCCGGCACCGAGGACCCCGTCTCCGCCGTCGTACGACGCGCGAGCGGCTTGGACGTGGAGCGAGTGGTGGTGTGA
- a CDS encoding DNA-directed DNA polymerase II small subunit, translated as MPLETPVRVAQALAERGYNAERGAVTLIAEADDPPGALEAAVAAAPDDAVKLTAAHVQAGRREEPVPDPDAVAEADDPSERTDPRETADTSETNEPTEADDTPATDEPTDADDTPATDESDDTPTPDEPTFGEAAASVGNRDPSPAEITNDVTGRSTGTGQYEEFVTVFRDRYERLSGQLRGRVNHRPADTIEDMAPGSDVAMVGLVNDIRSTASGHWLVELEDTTGTFPALVMKDRDLADTVDELLLDECVAVEGSLSDDSGLIFADDIHFPDVPRTYRPSTADREVQAALISDVHVGSEEFVAEAWERFADWLHTPAAENVEYLLIAGDMVEGVGVYPGQDEELDIVDIYDQYEAFSERLKSVPGDIEIVMIPGNHDAVRLAEPQPAFDEELREIMSAHDARITGNPSTVTIEGVSILMYHGVSLDELIAELPDDAASYDDPHEAMYQLLKKRHVAPQYGGKIRLAPEAEDYLVMDEVPDVFHTGHVHKVGWGKYHNVLAVNTGCWQAQTDFQKSVNIDPDVGRAPIIDLDTLDMTVRKFV; from the coding sequence GTGCCACTGGAGACGCCGGTCAGGGTCGCGCAGGCGCTCGCAGAACGGGGGTACAACGCGGAGCGCGGCGCCGTGACCCTGATCGCGGAGGCCGACGACCCGCCGGGGGCGCTGGAGGCCGCGGTCGCGGCGGCGCCCGACGACGCGGTGAAGCTGACCGCGGCCCACGTCCAGGCGGGCCGCCGCGAGGAGCCGGTCCCCGATCCCGACGCGGTCGCGGAGGCAGACGACCCGAGCGAGCGCACCGACCCGCGAGAGACGGCAGACACGAGCGAGACGAACGAGCCGACGGAGGCGGACGACACACCCGCCACGGACGAGCCGACGGACGCGGACGACACACCTGCCACGGACGAGTCGGACGACACCCCCACACCGGACGAGCCGACGTTCGGGGAGGCGGCCGCGAGCGTCGGGAACCGCGACCCGTCGCCGGCGGAGATCACCAACGACGTGACGGGGCGCTCGACCGGCACGGGCCAGTACGAGGAGTTCGTCACGGTGTTCCGGGACCGCTACGAGCGGCTCTCGGGACAGCTCCGGGGGCGCGTCAACCACCGCCCGGCCGACACTATCGAGGACATGGCCCCCGGCAGCGACGTGGCGATGGTCGGCCTGGTGAACGACATCCGGTCGACGGCCTCGGGCCACTGGCTCGTCGAGTTGGAGGACACGACCGGCACCTTCCCGGCGTTGGTGATGAAGGACCGAGACCTCGCGGACACGGTCGACGAACTCCTCTTGGACGAGTGCGTCGCCGTCGAGGGGTCGCTGTCGGACGACTCGGGGCTGATCTTCGCGGACGACATCCACTTCCCGGACGTGCCACGCACCTACCGGCCGTCGACGGCCGACCGCGAGGTGCAGGCGGCGCTGATCTCGGACGTCCACGTCGGCAGCGAGGAGTTCGTCGCGGAGGCGTGGGAACGGTTCGCCGACTGGCTCCACACCCCCGCCGCCGAGAACGTCGAGTACCTCCTCATCGCCGGGGACATGGTCGAGGGGGTCGGCGTCTACCCCGGGCAAGACGAGGAGTTGGACATCGTCGACATCTACGACCAGTACGAGGCGTTCTCGGAGCGGCTGAAGTCCGTCCCGGGGGACATCGAGATCGTGATGATCCCCGGGAACCACGACGCCGTCCGGCTCGCGGAGCCGCAGCCGGCCTTCGACGAGGAACTCCGGGAGATCATGTCCGCACACGACGCCCGGATCACCGGGAACCCCTCCACGGTGACGATCGAGGGGGTGTCGATCCTGATGTACCACGGCGTCTCGCTGGACGAGTTGATCGCGGAGTTGCCCGACGACGCCGCCAGCTACGACGACCCACACGAGGCGATGTACCAACTGCTGAAGAAGCGACACGTCGCCCCGCAGTACGGCGGGAAGATCCGACTCGCCCCCGAGGCGGAGGACTACCTCGTGATGGACGAGGTGCCGGACGTGTTCCACACCGGTCACGTCCACAAGGTCGGGTGGGGGAAGTACCACAACGTCCTCGCGGTCAACACCGGCTGCTGGCAGGCCCAGACCGACTTCCAGAAGTCCGTCAACATCGACCCCGACGTGGGACGTGCGCCCATCATCGACCTCGACACGCTAGACATGACCGTCCGGAAGTTCGTGTGA
- a CDS encoding aminomethyltransferase family protein, whose translation MTLVGDTHETYGATFEERGGRRRVAHYGRPDSAVRAVRNGVGVCEMAYGVVRVEGDDRVDFVDDAVSNRVPRTDGEGVYALLLDPQGGIETELYVYNADERLLLFVPPERTTPLVEDWSEKVFIQDVSIADATEEYAVFGVHGSGSTEKVASVLNGAGAPEPPLSFVRGSMNDAGVTVIATDAPTGEEGYEVICAAADAEQVFDTLLTRGLNAAPFGYRTWETLTAEAGTPLFDTELVGQLPNVAGVRNGLDFEKGCYVGQEVVSKVENRGRPSRRLVGLLPERLPTADAAVFDGDSAVGEVTRAVDSPTLDRPVALAYVDFDVPVGPSPADTESVDADADDTTVTVRVDGEEVPATVVTLPFVAGSARSARTPTYPEAASE comes from the coding sequence ATGACCCTGGTCGGCGACACACACGAGACGTACGGCGCGACGTTCGAGGAGCGAGGCGGGCGACGGCGTGTCGCACACTACGGTCGCCCGGACAGTGCCGTCCGGGCGGTCCGCAACGGCGTCGGGGTGTGCGAGATGGCCTACGGCGTCGTCCGCGTCGAGGGTGACGACCGCGTCGACTTCGTCGACGACGCCGTCTCGAACCGCGTCCCGCGTACCGACGGCGAGGGGGTGTACGCACTGCTGCTCGACCCGCAGGGTGGGATCGAGACGGAGTTGTACGTCTACAACGCCGACGAACGGCTCCTGTTGTTCGTCCCGCCCGAGCGGACGACGCCGCTGGTCGAGGACTGGTCGGAGAAGGTGTTCATCCAGGACGTGTCCATCGCGGACGCGACGGAGGAGTACGCCGTCTTCGGCGTCCACGGTTCGGGGTCGACGGAGAAGGTCGCCTCCGTGTTGAACGGCGCCGGCGCGCCGGAGCCGCCGCTGTCGTTCGTCCGCGGGTCGATGAACGACGCCGGCGTCACGGTGATCGCGACGGACGCCCCGACCGGCGAGGAGGGGTACGAGGTGATCTGTGCGGCCGCCGACGCCGAGCAGGTCTTCGACACGCTGCTCACGCGCGGGCTCAACGCCGCGCCGTTCGGCTACCGCACGTGGGAGACGTTGACCGCCGAGGCCGGGACGCCGCTGTTCGACACGGAGCTCGTCGGCCAGCTCCCCAACGTGGCCGGCGTCCGCAACGGCCTCGACTTCGAGAAGGGGTGTTACGTCGGTCAGGAGGTCGTCTCGAAGGTGGAGAACCGTGGCCGGCCGAGCCGACGGCTGGTGGGGCTGTTGCCCGAGCGGCTCCCGACCGCCGACGCGGCGGTGTTCGACGGGGACAGTGCCGTCGGGGAGGTGACCCGTGCGGTCGACTCGCCGACGCTGGACCGCCCAGTCGCGCTCGCGTACGTCGACTTCGACGTGCCCGTCGGCCCGTCGCCGGCCGACACAGAGTCGGTGGACGCGGATGCCGACGACACCACCGTCACCGTCCGTGTCGACGGCGAAGAGGTGCCCGCGACGGTCGTGACGCTCCCGTTCGTCGCCGGCAGCGCGCGCTCGGCGCGGACGCCGACGTACCCCGAGGCGGCCTCGGAGTAG